In one Halosimplex halophilum genomic region, the following are encoded:
- a CDS encoding DUF58 domain-containing protein, whose translation MDIETLLNRVLIAIGAILFAAAAAMIVVPDLSSALPSATQGVFLVGIIAVVTGLGVVRRRLRGEVEETVTPNPERPAGNPMPGEDVDRMLYEMTHLRQGVSENREHLEERLENLAVAVIRNREDCSVEEARRILEAGEWTDNETAAQFFQGERTAAEEAGLSESLLSGTDDVAAFENRFRVTVEELIEVGDVDVSHDVDVEETDDRSFFDRLLGRSADDGDDDDAVESNWNESNSSVPSFDTSEPFEDVSLQHTNRWLGVTAFALVAVGAGVVTFTPGLMLAGTVGIAYTIYARVSAVPRTEGLVVEREFDVEDAEPGDLVEVTLTVRNESGSMLPDLRMVDVVPDSFVVTDGVPRLHTALQSGAQAQVEYTVRVERGEYQWPLLVVARDFSGGVERTSLVTPEAGMRVVPPLRVTNDVPVRAQTTQYAGDVDTKQGGSGLEFHSVRDYRPGDPMNRINWKQVASTGELATIDFRQEKAATVTILFDTRQSAYISAGPDEPHAVDHSVHAASDMFGALYEQGNLVGVAAFDTVPCWYAPGAGSEHLENARVLFAQHPALSPRPPERQDHESQYIDPMTHVRRRLPSTSQVFLFSPLADDYAAEVARRLDSEGHLVTVISPDVTVDETVGQRLTRIERTARVRYLRERGIRVMDWDPDERLSLEVEKAQTRWA comes from the coding sequence ATGGATATTGAGACGCTCCTCAACCGCGTGCTGATCGCCATCGGGGCGATCCTGTTCGCCGCCGCGGCGGCGATGATCGTCGTCCCGGACCTCTCGAGCGCGCTGCCCTCGGCGACGCAGGGGGTCTTCCTGGTCGGGATCATCGCCGTGGTGACCGGCCTGGGCGTCGTCCGCCGGCGCCTCCGCGGCGAGGTCGAGGAGACGGTCACGCCGAACCCCGAGCGACCCGCCGGCAACCCGATGCCCGGCGAGGACGTCGACCGGATGCTCTACGAGATGACCCACCTCCGCCAGGGGGTCAGCGAGAACCGCGAACACCTCGAGGAGCGGCTGGAGAACCTCGCGGTCGCCGTGATCCGCAACCGCGAGGACTGCTCGGTCGAGGAGGCCCGCCGCATCCTCGAGGCCGGCGAGTGGACGGACAACGAGACGGCCGCCCAGTTCTTCCAGGGCGAGCGGACCGCCGCCGAGGAGGCCGGCCTGTCGGAGTCGCTGCTGTCGGGCACCGACGACGTGGCCGCCTTCGAGAACCGCTTCCGCGTCACCGTCGAGGAGCTCATCGAGGTCGGCGACGTGGACGTGAGCCACGACGTCGACGTCGAGGAGACCGACGACCGCTCGTTCTTCGACCGCCTGCTCGGCCGCTCGGCCGACGACGGCGACGACGACGACGCCGTCGAGTCCAACTGGAACGAGTCGAACTCCTCGGTGCCGTCGTTCGACACGAGCGAGCCCTTCGAGGACGTGAGCCTGCAGCACACGAACCGCTGGCTGGGCGTGACGGCGTTCGCGCTGGTCGCGGTCGGCGCCGGCGTGGTCACGTTCACCCCCGGCCTGATGCTCGCCGGGACGGTCGGTATCGCCTACACCATCTACGCGCGCGTCTCGGCCGTGCCCCGGACGGAGGGGCTGGTCGTCGAGCGGGAGTTCGACGTCGAGGACGCCGAGCCGGGCGACCTCGTCGAGGTGACGCTGACGGTCCGCAACGAGAGCGGGTCGATGCTGCCCGACCTGCGGATGGTCGACGTGGTCCCCGACTCGTTCGTCGTCACCGACGGCGTCCCGCGCCTGCACACGGCCCTGCAGTCGGGCGCGCAGGCGCAGGTGGAGTACACCGTCCGCGTCGAGCGCGGCGAGTACCAGTGGCCGCTGCTCGTGGTCGCGCGGGACTTCAGCGGCGGCGTCGAGCGCACGTCGCTGGTCACCCCCGAGGCGGGGATGCGGGTCGTCCCGCCGCTGCGGGTCACCAACGACGTGCCGGTGCGCGCCCAGACCACGCAGTACGCCGGCGACGTCGACACCAAGCAGGGCGGCTCCGGGCTGGAGTTCCACTCCGTCCGCGACTACCGGCCCGGCGACCCGATGAACCGCATCAACTGGAAGCAGGTCGCCAGCACCGGCGAGCTTGCGACGATCGACTTCCGCCAGGAGAAGGCCGCGACGGTCACCATCCTGTTCGACACTCGCCAGAGCGCGTACATCTCGGCGGGCCCCGACGAACCGCACGCGGTGGACCACTCGGTCCACGCGGCCAGCGACATGTTCGGCGCGCTGTACGAGCAGGGCAACCTCGTGGGCGTCGCCGCCTTCGACACGGTGCCCTGTTGGTACGCGCCGGGCGCCGGCAGCGAACACCTGGAGAACGCCCGGGTCCTGTTCGCCCAGCACCCGGCGCTGTCGCCGCGGCCGCCCGAACGCCAGGACCACGAGAGCCAGTACATCGACCCGATGACCCACGTGCGCCGGCGGCTGCCGAGCACGTCGCAGGTGTTCCTGTTCTCGCCGCTGGCCGACGACTACGCGGCGGAGGTCGCCCGGCGGCTCGACTCCGAGGGCCACCTGGTCACCGTCATCAGTCCCGACGTGACCGTCGACGAGACGGTCGGCCAGCGGCTCACGCGCATCGAACGGACCGCGCGGGTCCGGTACCTCCGCGAACGGGGGATCCGCGTCATGGACTGGGACCCCGACGAGCGCCTCTCGCTCGAGGTCGAGAAAGCACAGACGAGGTGGGCATAA